A genomic segment from Danio aesculapii chromosome 17, fDanAes4.1, whole genome shotgun sequence encodes:
- the gchfr gene encoding GTP cyclohydrolase 1 feedback regulatory protein isoform X2: MPYILISTQIRLTGPTMVGDEYSDPSIMNYLGARKITVLGNNFSEYHVDEPPRLVLDKLDKIGYRVVSMTGVGQTLVWCLHKESSNTL; this comes from the exons ATGCCGTACATCCTCATCAGCACACAGATCCGCCTG aCGGGGCCCACTATGGTCGGAGACGAGTATTCAGATCCCTCCATCATGAATTACCTCGGAGCCCGAAAAATCACCGTACTGGGAAACAACTT CTCTGAATATCACGTGGACGAGCCGCCAAGACTGGTTTTAGACAAGCTGGATAAGATCGGCTACAGAGTGGTCAGTATGACAGGAGTGGGTCAAACGCTGGTCTGGTGTCTGCATAAAGAGAGCAGTAACACCCTGTGA
- the gchfr gene encoding GTP cyclohydrolase 1 feedback regulatory protein isoform X1 has protein sequence MPYILISTQIRLETGPTMVGDEYSDPSIMNYLGARKITVLGNNFSEYHVDEPPRLVLDKLDKIGYRVVSMTGVGQTLVWCLHKESSNTL, from the exons ATGCCGTACATCCTCATCAGCACACAGATCCGCCTG gagaCGGGGCCCACTATGGTCGGAGACGAGTATTCAGATCCCTCCATCATGAATTACCTCGGAGCCCGAAAAATCACCGTACTGGGAAACAACTT CTCTGAATATCACGTGGACGAGCCGCCAAGACTGGTTTTAGACAAGCTGGATAAGATCGGCTACAGAGTGGTCAGTATGACAGGAGTGGGTCAAACGCTGGTCTGGTGTCTGCATAAAGAGAGCAGTAACACCCTGTGA